From the genome of Leptodactylus fuscus isolate aLepFus1 chromosome 1, aLepFus1.hap2, whole genome shotgun sequence, one region includes:
- the GUCD1 gene encoding protein GUCD1, with protein sequence MKSPASNEAEADKAALQTADTRHTDNRDHVQLKVPLIQQSYHWDCGLACARMVLQYLNLLNEEEFRNAMQELQLTKSIWTIDLAYLMHHFGVQHQFCTQTLGVDKGYKNQSFYRKHFDAEENRVNQLFAQAKAHGVNVEKRSVTIQELQDHLSQGHVAIVLVNAVLLLCDLCPSRVKYCCFLPIGQKCFCKSSEYQGHFIVLCGYNKSSGSFFYNNPGYADRLCRTSITNFEEARSSYGTDEDILFIYVDS encoded by the exons ATGAAGAGCCCGGCAAGCAATGAGGCAGAAGCCGACAAGGCCGCACTGCAGACAGCGGATACAAGGCACACCGACAACC GTGATCATGTCCAGCTGAAGGTACCCCTTATCCAGCAGTCTTATCACTGGGATTGCGGCCTGGCATGTGCACGCATGGTATTGCA GTACCTCAATCTCCTGAATGAAGAGGAGTTTCGAAATGCAATGCAAGAGCTCCAACTCACAAAAAGTATTTGGACTATTGATTTGGCATACCTaatgcaccattttggggtacagcatCAGTTCTGCACACAGACCTTAGGAGTAGACAAGGGATACAAAAACCAA TCTTTCTACAGGAAACATTTCGATGCAGAGGAGAACAGGGTCAACCAATTATTTGCCCAAGCCAAAGCCCATGGTGTTAATGTAGAAAAAAG AAGTGTAACAATACAAGAACTGCAAGATCACCTATCCCAGGGACATGTGGCCATTGTACTGGTTAATGCTGTTCTGCTCCTGTGTGACCTCTGTCCTAGCCGTGTTAAATACTGCTGTTTTCTTCCCATTGGACAGAAGTGCTTCTGCAAAAGCAGCGAATATCAGGGTCATTTTATTGTGCTTTGTGGCTACAACAAATCCTCTGGAAGTTTTTTCTACAATAATCCTGGATATGCAGACA GGTTGTGTCGGACAAGCATCACCAACTTTGAAGAAGCTCGTAGTAGTTATGGTACAGATGAGGATATCCTCTTTATCTATGTGGACAGCTGA